A window of the Lagopus muta isolate bLagMut1 chromosome 1, bLagMut1 primary, whole genome shotgun sequence genome harbors these coding sequences:
- the ITFG2 gene encoding KICSTOR complex protein ITFG2 isoform X1: MRSVSYVQRVALEFCGSLFPHAICLGDADNDTLNELVVGDTNGKLYVYKYDDSKPWTVRSCQGMLTCVGVGDVCNKGKNLAVAVSAEGWFHLFDLTSPSKHPDASGHHELAEEQKLVFKQHIPANTKVMLISDIDGDGKCELVVGYTDRVVRAFRWEDLSENSDHLCGQLILLKKWLLEGQVDSLSVNPGPDGLPEMMVSQPGCGYAILLCTWDSEQQPMIEGRDSSSPSREAPVRDVILHQTSGRIHNKNVSTHLIGSIGQGYSSVGNGSGLFALCTLDGTLKLMEGADKLLWSVQVDHQLFALEKLDVTGNGHEEVIACAWDGQTYIIDHNRTVARFQADENVSAFCAGLYACKQGSNSPCLVYVSFNQKIYIYWDVQLERMESTNLLKILENDPEFDSLLQELGVEKSDVSAIQDLIYKTLYFPEKQQPNSSLQCQNPGTDSSAHHTVIQNPLQDSR, from the exons ATGCGGTCTGTCAGCTACGTGCAGCGCGTGGCACTCGAGTTCTGTGGCAGCCTCTTTCCGCACGCCATCTGCCTGGGGGACGCCGACAACGACACG CTGAACGAGCTAGTGGTAGGAGACACCAATGGGAAACTCTATGTGTACAAATATGATGACAGCAAACCCTGGACAGTACGATCCTGCCAAGGAATG cttACATGTGTTGGTGTGGGAGATGTATGCAATAAAGGAAAG aaTCTTGCAGTGGCAGTGAGTGCAGAAGGTTGGTTTCATCTTTTTGATCTGACTTCCCCTTCAAAGCACCCAGATGCTTCAGGCCACCATGAGCTAGCAGAAGAACAGAAGCTAGTGTTCAAGCAACATATTCCTGCCAACACCAAAGTCATGCTAATCAGTGACATAG ATGGAGATGGGAAGTGTGAGCTTGTGGTAGGTTACACTGATAGAGTGGTGCGTGCCTTCCGCTGGGAGGACTTGTCGGAGAATTCAGACCATCTCTGTGGGCAGCTGATCCTGCTGAAGAAATGGTTGCTGGAAGGTCAG GTGGATAGCCTTTCTGTGAACCCAGGCCCTGATGGCTTACCAGAGATGATGGTGTCCCAGCCAGGCTGCGGTTATGCCATTCTGCTGTGCACCTGGGACTCCGAGCAGCAACCCATGATAGAGGGAAGAGACAGCTCTTCCCCTAGCAG AGAGGCCCCTGTTCGAGATGTTATTCTCCACCAAACATCTGGTCGGATTCACAACAAGAATGTTTCCACTCATCTGATTGGTAGTATTGGCCAAG GGTACTCCAGTGTGGGTAATGGCTCGGGTCTCTTTGCCCTTTGTACGCTTGATG ggACACTGAAGCTCATGGAAGGGGCAGACAAGCTGCTCTGGTCTGTGCAGGTTGATCACCAGCTATTTGCGCTGGAAAAGCTGGATGTTACT GGCAATGGACATGAGGAGGTAATTGCCTGTGCATGGGATGGCCAGACATATATCATCGACCACAATCGCACAGTTGCCAGATTTCAAGCAGATGAGAATGTCAGTGCATTCTGTGCAG GCCTATATGCATGCAAACAAGGAAGCAACAGTCCCTGCCTGGTTTATGTCAGCTTCAATCAGAAGATCTACATCTACTGGGATGTGCAGCTGGAGAGAATGGAGTCCACCAACCTTTTAAAAATCCTGGAGAATGACCCAGAGTTTGACAGTCTACTGCAGGAGCTGGGTGTAG aAAAAAGTGATGTTTCTGCAATCCAAGATCTGATTtacaaaacactgtattttcctGAGAAACAACAGCCTAACAGCTCTTTGCAGTGTCAGAATCCTGGAACAGACTCCTCTGCCCACCACACTGTCATCCAGAATCCCTTACAAGATTCAAGGTGA
- the ITFG2 gene encoding KICSTOR complex protein ITFG2 isoform X2, which yields MSIKECGREQMNLAVAVSAEGWFHLFDLTSPSKHPDASGHHELAEEQKLVFKQHIPANTKVMLISDIDGDGKCELVVGYTDRVVRAFRWEDLSENSDHLCGQLILLKKWLLEGQVDSLSVNPGPDGLPEMMVSQPGCGYAILLCTWDSEQQPMIEGRDSSSPSREAPVRDVILHQTSGRIHNKNVSTHLIGSIGQGYSSVGNGSGLFALCTLDGTLKLMEGADKLLWSVQVDHQLFALEKLDVTGNGHEEVIACAWDGQTYIIDHNRTVARFQADENVSAFCAGLYACKQGSNSPCLVYVSFNQKIYIYWDVQLERMESTNLLKILENDPEFDSLLQELGVEKSDVSAIQDLIYKTLYFPEKQQPNSSLQCQNPGTDSSAHHTVIQNPLQDSR from the exons ATGTCTATCAAAGAGTGTGGACGAGAACAGATG aaTCTTGCAGTGGCAGTGAGTGCAGAAGGTTGGTTTCATCTTTTTGATCTGACTTCCCCTTCAAAGCACCCAGATGCTTCAGGCCACCATGAGCTAGCAGAAGAACAGAAGCTAGTGTTCAAGCAACATATTCCTGCCAACACCAAAGTCATGCTAATCAGTGACATAG ATGGAGATGGGAAGTGTGAGCTTGTGGTAGGTTACACTGATAGAGTGGTGCGTGCCTTCCGCTGGGAGGACTTGTCGGAGAATTCAGACCATCTCTGTGGGCAGCTGATCCTGCTGAAGAAATGGTTGCTGGAAGGTCAG GTGGATAGCCTTTCTGTGAACCCAGGCCCTGATGGCTTACCAGAGATGATGGTGTCCCAGCCAGGCTGCGGTTATGCCATTCTGCTGTGCACCTGGGACTCCGAGCAGCAACCCATGATAGAGGGAAGAGACAGCTCTTCCCCTAGCAG AGAGGCCCCTGTTCGAGATGTTATTCTCCACCAAACATCTGGTCGGATTCACAACAAGAATGTTTCCACTCATCTGATTGGTAGTATTGGCCAAG GGTACTCCAGTGTGGGTAATGGCTCGGGTCTCTTTGCCCTTTGTACGCTTGATG ggACACTGAAGCTCATGGAAGGGGCAGACAAGCTGCTCTGGTCTGTGCAGGTTGATCACCAGCTATTTGCGCTGGAAAAGCTGGATGTTACT GGCAATGGACATGAGGAGGTAATTGCCTGTGCATGGGATGGCCAGACATATATCATCGACCACAATCGCACAGTTGCCAGATTTCAAGCAGATGAGAATGTCAGTGCATTCTGTGCAG GCCTATATGCATGCAAACAAGGAAGCAACAGTCCCTGCCTGGTTTATGTCAGCTTCAATCAGAAGATCTACATCTACTGGGATGTGCAGCTGGAGAGAATGGAGTCCACCAACCTTTTAAAAATCCTGGAGAATGACCCAGAGTTTGACAGTCTACTGCAGGAGCTGGGTGTAG aAAAAAGTGATGTTTCTGCAATCCAAGATCTGATTtacaaaacactgtattttcctGAGAAACAACAGCCTAACAGCTCTTTGCAGTGTCAGAATCCTGGAACAGACTCCTCTGCCCACCACACTGTCATCCAGAATCCCTTACAAGATTCAAGGTGA
- the FKBP4 gene encoding peptidyl-prolyl cis-trans isomerase FKBP4, whose amino-acid sequence MTAEEMKADGAPLEGVDITPKRDEGVLKVVKREGTGTESPMIGDKVTVHYTGWLLDGTKFDSSLDRRDKFSFDLGKGEVIKAWDIAVATMKVGEICQITCKPEYAYGLAGSPPKIPPNATLIFEIELFEFKGEDLTEDEDGGIIRRIRKKGEGYSKPNEGALVEIQFEGRYKDRAFDRRELRFEIGEGDNYDLPHGLEKAIQKMEKSEESIFYLKPNYGFGSTGKEKFQIPPDAELQYEVKLKGFEKAKESWEMNTEEKLEQSCMVKERGTQYFKEGKYKRAALQYKKIVSWLEHESGLSDEEDAKAKSLRLAAHLNLAMCHLKLKEYSQALENCNKALELDSSNEKGLFRRGEAHLAVNDFELARGDFQKVIQLYPSNKAAKVQLVTCQQKIREQHEKEKKMYANMFQRLADKDLKPATTLQTSHAEDAEMKDEQNGVEDK is encoded by the exons ATGACGGCGGAGGAGATGAAAGCGGACGGGGCTCCCTTGGAGGGGGTGGACATCACCCCTAAGCGGGATGAAGGCGTTTTGAAG GTTGTCAAGAGGGAAGGCACTGGTACTGAGTCTCCGATGATAGGTGATAAAGTGACTGTCCATTATACAGGATGGCTTCTTGATGGCACAAAATTTGACTCCAGTCTGGACAGGAGAGACAAGTTTTCGTTTGACCTGGGGAAAG GTGAGGTGATCAAAGCATGGGACATTGCTGTTGCAACTATGAAGGTTGGTGAAATCTGTCAGATTACGTGTAAACCAGAATATGCCTATGGCTTGGCTGGCAGCCCACCGAAGATACCTCCCAATGCTACGCTGATTTTTGAG ATAGAGCTGTTTGAGTTTAAGGGAGAAGACCTCACTGAGGATGAAGATGGTGGCATCATCCGAAGAATCCGTAAGAAAGGCGAAGGCTACTCGAAGCCCAATGAGGGTGCTCTGGTAGAAA tcCAGTTTGAAGGCCGATACAAAGATCGTGCTTTTGATAGGCGTGAGCTGCGGTTTGAGATTGGTGAAGGTGATAACTATGATCTTCCTCATGGTCTGGAAAAAGCAATccagaaaatggagaaatctGAGGAATCCATTTTCTATCTCAAACCCAA CTACGGTTTTGGAAGTACTGGAAAGGAGAAATTTCAGATCCCTCCGGATGCAGAACTACAATATGAAGTGAAACTCAAAGGCTTTGAGAAG GCTAAGGAGTCTtgggaaatgaatacagaagagaaattgGAACAAAGCTGCATGGTGAAGGAGAGAGGCACTCAGTACTTCAAG GAAGGGAAATACAAACGAGCAGCATTACAGTACAAGAAGATTGTATCGTGGCTGGAGCATGAATCAGGGCTCTCTGATGAGGAAGATGCAAAAGCCAAGAGCTTGAGGCTTGCTGCTCACCTTAATCTAGCTATGTGCCATCTCAAGTTGAAGGAGTACTCTCAGGCTTTGGAGAACTGCAACAAG GCACTTGAACTGGATAGCAGCAATGAAAAAGGCCTCTTCCGGCGTGGAGAAGCCCACTTGGCTGTCAATGACTTTGAATTGGCCCGAGGAGATTTTCAGAAGGTGATACAACTCTATCCAAGTAACAAAGCTGCTAAAGTGCAACTAGTAACTTGTCAGCAAAAAATACGGGAGCAgcatgagaaagagaagaagatgTATGCCAATATGTTCCAAAGGCTTGCAGACAAAGACTTAAAG CCAGCTACTACTCTTCAGACCAGCCACGctgaagatgcagaaatgaaagatgagCAGAATGGAGTTGAAGATAAATAA